ACTTTATGCTCAACACAGGAAAAAGCACAGGTTGAAAGACTGACAGTGCCCGATCATTCAGTAAGGCAAATCAGATTAAAAAATAGAGGTCAAGATCCAATCCGTTTCTACTGCCTTTCCTATGCAAGTGCTTGGGCCTTATAGATGTTCTAAGTTATAATCCTATCAGAAGTGCACCTTGAACAGAGAAATTAAGAGATCAATTAAACTTTACAGCAGCTCAAAAGGGGTAGTTCATAACATTTCATCATTTCATATGTAAGCTTggaccacaattctagtttgcaTGCAGATATTATCATACAATAAGGAAAATCAGGAATAAACTCAAAGTCCAAAAAAGATAGGACATTCAACTCTCAGGTGCTCAGTAAAAGTAACTTCTCGTTTCCATTTTTACCTGTGAGAATCCGAGCAGGCCATCAAAAGGCCCATTTTTCACCATGTAATCACATAGATATGAAATGCACTCGTCCAGATTTGTGTATTCAGTGAATTCCTGTGTGGAAAAACATGCAAGCACTGAAGTGTTTCGGCACACAGGAACAAAAATAAAGGAGTGGTCATATCTGGCAACTGGCATGAATAGCTAAGGCATAGATGGTGATCAAACTGTAGCTGAAATATAACTTGCCATGAGAAGAGCTGATTTCAGTTCGGTTCCAACTAAAGCACTAACCTTATTGAACTGGAACCACTCGAAGTACGGCGGCGGAAATATACCCTCTATCTCTGACTTTCCACCAGCTGGGAATATGCCATCAGGGAATACctgaaaaacagaaaagaaaaatgtTCAAGAACAAAACAAAGAAGGAAACCAATTAGATCAGATCATTGAATCCAGCACAGAACCATCTCAAACTGCTGAAATAtggaagggtgccatttgctgaTCTGCTTCTTCAGAAAACTCCCGCTTGTACGGAAGCCATGCAGGCACAGCACCTTGGTTCTCTTGTCCTGCTCCATGAGCTCAACTCTCCCAAGCACAGAGTAAGTTTTGACAAACACAAGAAACTTGAGACCTTAAGAAGACCTAGAGGGCATGTGAAGAAACTTGAGACCTTAAGAAGGCTTGGACGTGTGGTAGCTGGTACCTACCACTCCAAGGCTGCATGTCGCTTTCACCCAACAACAAATAGTTGCAACCCAACCAGCAACAAAAAGGACGAGACTGCATTCACTTAGCACAAAGAGCATCTTGAATAGTCCACATCATGCATCTTAAACCAACAATACGATTCAGCAGTTTGGAATAAATTTACATCTGCCACGGTAACTACAGATCATCGCATTAAAAACAACGGGCCATCCATTGATACTAACAGAGCAGAAGTTGATGTGTGTGGGTGGGGGGGGAGGGGGAATGGTTTCCACTGCAATCAAGACACGGCAGGGAGGGCAACCATTACAGGTTCACATGAAACAACGGTTCTGAAAACACAATGGAGGGAAGAAAAAAGCAGGAACTGCATTGCCTTTCAGCAATTACAACTAGCAGAATGTTTCACTGGAAGTCAACGAAATAAGAGTTGCAATGCACAATCTTCTCCGCCTTCAGATTAAAGCCATCATTTTTTTCAAGtaaaccgggggggggggggggggggggggggggggggggttacgaTAGTCCCCTCCTGAATAATTTTCCATTGATGCTGACAAAGCCGGAAAAAATGGCGGACGCCAAGTGCCAGTTACATGCTTGGGTCATGAACCCAGAGGTACCAAGTAAGAAGGTGAGAAAAGACCAACACAAAGAAAACAAAAACACCAACATCTTGTTGTTCACCACCAAAACACCACCACCTAGTGCCTGTACTTCAGTGACCTCCATTCCAAAAGCTGACTGTTAAGCTTCGAGTCAAGTCTGACAGACGACAGTCATGCTACACAGCCCATGCGACCACGCCCAACAAGTAGGACTGGGGCAAAGGCTTAACTGGATGTCTGGAGCCATTTGTTTCAGCTGTAGGCTACAACTACAAGATAACGATTTATTGTTTTGCCAATGCAATACACACGCGATCAAACAAGTTCCACGCACTACTAAAGCTTTCACCAGGTTTTCTGCGAATTTCACACCAGTAGCCTCCTTATCAGATGGTTTTCCTGAATGCCTCATGACATCTGCACTCTTAAGGTCTTCTAGGACGCATGATGAGCTCCATTCAGAAAGCTGTTTCACAGATTCGTCATCTGCGAAAGAATATATCAGATAATCAGCGAGAAAGCACTATGCATAAACACGGTCGACAGAAAAGAAGCAGCTTATGCTGATTCCATGTAGATAAATCGAACAGAAGATTTGGGAAGAGTGCGAACCAAGCCTAGGGACGGTGTGGCCCTGAGGATGCCTTATGATGAGAGGCTCATCAAAGACAGAAGCCAGCTCCTCGGAATGTACCTTGAGCCAGTCCTTTTCTCCAATAAAATGCactgatttcaccttgatcaggTCTTTGTAGACGACATCACAGATGCTTGGGTCCCTGAACTTGCACCCAGATATTGAGACCATGAACTTAATTGGCGGATGATCCCTCAGCACCTTGCCCTAAATTGCTCAGCTTAGTTATAACAGTTAACTAAAATGGTCAAATTTGCAATTTCGATATTCTGTCAGAAGAGGGCTGACATTTCTGTAGTATTCAAAACTTGCAACTACCAGTACCAAGTTATTGTTACCTTATAAGAATTTCTTTTACTTTTGCAAGTTATCCTATTTAAAAATAAGAGCTTTATTACATGGTAAAGTTTTAGAAATTCAGTGTTTTCTGTTTCATGCTACTTTGTGCTCTCTCTATAATTTAGTACACAAGTATTACAGAATTTAGGAATTAGGAGTAAAAATTGTATGTGCTTGGTATCCTATCAAAAGGGCCGAAAGTATTGCGCCCTGGAAAAAGGAATAGATACATAAGCTGTAGACTTCACTTTATGTTCAACATAAGAAAAAACACAGGTTGAGACTGACAGCGCCCGCATCATTCAGTAAAACAGATCTGATTAATAATTAAAGGTCACAATCCAACCTGTTTCTACTGTTTTTTCCTATGCAAGTGCTTGGGCCTCATAGATGTCTTGTTACGTATAAGTTATAAATCCTATCAGAAGTGCACCTTGGACAAAAATTAAGATATTAATTAAACTTCACAGCAGCTCAAAAGGTGTAGTTCACTCCATTGCATCATTTCATATGTAAGCTTGGACCACAATTCCAGTTTGCATGTACACTAGAGAATCTCAGAAATACATTCAAGATAGGACATTCAACTCTCAGGTGATCGGTAAAAGTAACTTCTGGTTTCCATTTTTACCTGGGAGAATCCGAGCAGGCCATCAAAAGGTCTATTTTTCACCATGTAATCACATAGATATGAAATGCACTCGTCCAGATTTGTGTATTCAGTGAATTCCTGTGTGGAAAAACATGCAAGCAATGAAGTGTTTTGGCACACAGGAACAGAAATAAAGGAGTGGTCATCTCTGGCATGAATAGCTAAGGCATAGATGGTGATCAAACTGTCGCTAAAATATAACTCTGGTATCAGAATGGCATGAGACGAGCTGATTTCAGTTTGGTTCCATGCAAAGCACTAACATTATTGAACTGGAACCACTCAAAGTGCGGCAGCAGAAATATTCCCTCTATCAATGACTTTCCACCAGCTGGGAAGAAGCCATCAGGGAAGACCTGAAAAAAAAACAGTAAAGAAAAATGCTCAAGAAAAAGAAGGAAGCAAACCAAATAGACCAGATCACTGAATCCAGCGCAGAACCATCTCAAACTGCTGAAATAtggaagggtgccatttgctgaTCTGCTTCTTAAAAAAACTCCCGCTCGTACGGAAGCCATGCAAGCACAGCACCTTGGCTCTCTTGTTCTGCTCCATGAGCTCAACTCTCCCAAGCACAGCGTACGTTTCGACAAAAACAAGAAACTTGAGAACTTAAGAAGACCTGGAGGACATGTGGTACTGGTAGCTGGTACCTACCACCTACCAGGCTACCACTCCAAGGATCCATGTCAGCTTTCACCCAATAACAGAAAAGGCTGAGACTGCATTTCACTTAGCACAAGAAGCATCTTAAACAGTCCACATCATGCATTAAACCAACAATACAAACAGCAGTTTGGAATAAATTTGCACTAAGCACAAGGAGCATCTGCCTCAGTAACTAAAGATCATTGCATTAAAAACAAGGGGCCATCCATTGATACTAACAGAGTGAAGCAGAAGTCGATGTGTGTGTGAGTGGGGGTGTGGGGGTGGAACTGTGGGGAGGTTGAATATAACATAtggtttcaactgcaatcaagacACAGCAGGGAGCACAATCATTACAGGTTCACATGAAACAACAGTTCTGAAAACACACTGGAGGGAAGAACAAAGCAGGAACTGCATTGCCTTTCAGCAACTACAACTAGCAGAATGTTTCACTGGAAGTCGATGAAATAAGAGTTGCATCTTGACTAATATAGTAATATGCAATGCACAATCTTTTCTGCCTTCAGATTATGGTTCTGTGGCTCACTTGGCCATCATGACCTTGACAAACTCCTCGTAGTTGATCTGGCCATCACCATCGACATCAGCCTCACGGATCATCTCATCCACCTCCTCATCAGTTAGCTTCTCACCAAGATTTGTCATGACATGGCGAAGCTCGGCAGCAGAGATGAAGCCGTTCTGGTCCTTATCAAACACACGGAAGGCCTCCTTGAGCTCTTCCTCAGAGTCGGTGTCCTTCATCTTGCGAGCCATAAGGTTGAGAAACTCTGGAAAGTCAATGGTGCCATTGCCATCAGCATCGACCTCGTTGATCATGTCCTGGAGCTCAGCCTCTGTAGGGTTTTGCCCCAGTGAACGCATGACAGTTCCCAGCTCCTTGGTCGTGATGCAACCTGCACAAGATACGCACAACCATTTCTGTAATTATAACTAGGTAaatagttattgaagagagaaaTAGTTCGGCAAATTAGGGGGGGAATCAAGATGTCAAAAGGGGCAATATTAGGCAAAAAAGTTTGACTGCTATGTGGAAAGCAGGGCAGTTTCTAAGTGGTAAATCATCAGCTTTTGACCCAACATGAGTTGCGACAGGAATTGAGCCAATCAGGGTGCTAAGCATTATCGTTTTCCTAACATAAGTCCGGTCCAAGATTTCCTTTTTTGGGTCAACTACTGCACAGTATGGACTGTGGAA
Above is a genomic segment from Miscanthus floridulus cultivar M001 chromosome 3, ASM1932011v1, whole genome shotgun sequence containing:
- the LOC136542855 gene encoding calmodulin-1 — its product is MADQLTDDQIAEFKEAFSLFDKDGDGCITTKELGTVMRSLGQNPTEAELQDMINEVDADGNGTIDFPEFLNLMARKMKDTDSEEELKEAFRVFDKDQNGFISAAELRHVMTNLGEKLTDEEVDEMIREADVDGDGQINYEEFVKVMMAK
- the LOC136542854 gene encoding uncharacterized protein translates to MASVRAGVFLRSRSANGTLPYFSSLRWFCAGFSDLVYLVCFLLFLEHFSLLFFFQVFPDGFFPAGGKSLIEGIFLLPHFEWFQFNNEFTEYTNLDECISYLCDYMVKNRPFDGLLGFSQGKVLRDHPPIKFMVSISGCKFRDPSICDVVYKDLIKVKSVHFIGEKDWLKVHSEELASVFDEPLIIRHPQGHTVPRLDDESVKQLSEWSSSCVLEDLKSADVMRHSGKPSDKEATGVKFAENLVKALVVRGTCLIACVLHWQNNKSLSCSCSLQLKQMAPDIQLSLCPSPTCWAWSHGLCSMTVVCQT